CCGCCGTCGGCAGCCGCATCGAGGCCGACAGCCGGACCCTGGTCGCTCAGGCGACTGTGGACAATCCCGACGACGTGCTCCGGCCCGGCATGTCATTCGCCGTCACCCTCCGCTTCCCCGGCCAGCAGAAGCCTGCCGTGCCGGCGACCTCCGTGCAATGGGACCGGGACGGTTCCTATGTCTGGTCGATCGACGACGGCAAGGCAAAGCGAACCGGCATCGCCATCATCGAACGCAATGCCGACACGGTGCTGGTCAGTGGCGACCTCAAGCCAGGCGATCCGGTGGTGATCGAAGGCATTCAGTCGGTGCGGGCCGGCGCACCCGTGCGGATGGCCGGCGAGCCCGAGCAGCTCGCCGACAAGGCTCGGGACACAAAGCCATGAGCGGCCGCAGCCATGCCCTCACCGCGCTGTTCGTTCGCCGGCCGGTATTGGCGCTGGTGGTCAACGCCCTGGTGATCGTGGCGGGCCTTGCCGCCTACCGCGACGTGGAAGTGCGCGAGCTGCCCGACGTCGACCGCCCCGTGGTGACGGTGACCGTCGGCTATGACGGCGCCGCACCGGAGACCATCGACACCGACGTGACCGCCCGCGTCGAGTCGGCAGTGGCGCGGGTTGCCGGCGTCACCTCGATATCCGGCCGGTCGAGCTTCGGCCGATCGCGCGTCACCATCGAGTTCTCGGAAAACACCGACCTCAACGTCGCCGCCAACGACACGCGCGACGTGGTGAGCCGCATCCGAAATCAGTTGCCGGACGGCATCAACGAGCCGCAGATCGTCAAGGCCGACGCCGATGGCGATGCCATCATCCGGCTCGCCGTCACGTCCGACCGCGTATCGCTCGAGGAGTTGACCAGCCTCGTCAACGACAAGATCGCCGACGCGCTTGCCGCCGTCGACGGTGTCGCCGACGTCCAGGTGTTCGGCGACCAGGAGCCGGTATTCCGCGTCGACATTGACCAGACGGCGCTGGCGGCGCGCGGCCTCACCGTCGCCGATCTCACTCAGACGCTGTCCACGGTATCGATGGACAGCCCGGCCGGCGCACTGGCCAACCGCGACCTCAGCATGGTGGTGCGCGCCGACGCACGCGTCACCGATGCCGCCGGCATGGCCCGCCTCATGATCAACGGCACCACGCGCCTCGGTGACGTGGCGACCGTGTCGCTGGCACCCGACACCGGCACCTCGCAGCTCAAGATCAACGGCAAGGCCGGCATCGGCATGGGCATCGTCCGCGCCGCCCGGTCCAACTCCATCCAGATTTCCAGCGATGTCGCCCGTGTGGTCGCCAACCTGAAGCCGACGCTGCCGGACGGGGTCGAACTCGCCATCACCTCCGATGAGGCGCGCTTCATCAACGGCGCCCTGCACGAGGTGATCCTGGCCCTCGGGCTCGGTGTCGTCATCGTGGTCGCCGTCATCTACCTGTTTCTCGCCAACTGGCGGGCGACGCTGATCCCGGCCATCACCATTCCGGTGTCGCTCATCGGAACGCTGGCCGCGATGTGGCTGGTCGGCTTCTCGATCAACATCGTGACGCTTCTGGCCCTGGTGCTCGCCACGGGCCTTGTGGTCGACGATGCCATCGTCGTCCTGGAGAACATCGTCCGTCGGCGCCACATGGGCATGCAGCCACGCGCCGCGGCGGTGCTCGGCACCGAGGAAGTGTTCTTCGCCGTGCTCGCCACGACGGCAACCCTCGCCGCCGTGTTCGTGCCGATTTCCTTCCTGCCGGGAACCGCCGGCAGCCTGTTTCGCGAGTTCGGCTTCGTGCTGGCCATCGCGGTCACCATTTCAGGCATCACGGCGCTGACGTTCGCACCGATGCTGGCCGCGACCATCCTGCCGGCGGAAGACAAACAGAGGCGGGCGATCATGCCGCGTCTGCTCGGCTCGATCGGCCGGCCGCTCGCCGCGGTCTACGGCCGGGTGCTCCATGCGGCGCTGGCCGCCCCTCTCGTGGTGGTCGCCCTGTCGGTCGGCTTCGCCGCCGTTGCCTGGGGCGTCTTCCAGAGCCTGCCGAGCGAGCTGACGCCGCGTGAGGACCGGGGTTCGGTGATGCTGATGGTCACCGCCCCGCCCGGGATCTCCATCGACAACATGGGACGGCAGATGGACAAGGTTGCCGCCGTCGTCCAGCCCTATCTCGACAGCGGGGAGGCCACCGCCAGCTTCGCTATCGCCGGGCGCGGCGACGCCAACTCCGGCTTCATGATGCTGACGCTCGCCCCATGGGAAGAGCGGTCGCGCAGCCAAGCGGCGATCGCCGCCGAAATCAACGGCAAGCTTGCCGCCATCCCGTCCATCCAGGCGCGAGCCTTGAGCTCCAACTCGCTCGGCATTCGCGGCGGCGGCCAGGGCTTGCGCCTCTCTCTCGTCGGTCCCGATTTCGAGGGCCTTGCCAAGGTCGGCGACGCGTTCATCAAGGCGCTGGAGACGCGGCCGGAGGTCCGGAATGCCACCCTCGACTACCAGCCGACGCAGCCGCAGCTGTCCGTCCGCATCGACCGCGATCGGGCGCAGGATCTCGGTATTTCCGTCACCGGCCTCGCCCAGGCCTTGCAAGCCGTTCTGGACGGCCGCGAGGTGGCCGACGTTTCGATCGGCGACCGGATCATTCCGGTCAAACTGGTGTCGTCCGCCACGCCGATCGACGACCCGACCGACCTCGGCAACGTCTTCCTCCGGACCGGCGATGGGCGGATGGTGCCGATGAGCGCCATCGCCACGCTGGTCGAGGGCTCCACGGCGCCCGGCCTGTCGCGCGACGGCCAGCAAAGGGCGGTGCCCATCTCCATCGAACCGGCTCCCGGCGTGGCCCTGAGGCAGGCGATGGCGGTGGCCGATGACGTCGCGGCCTCGGTCCTGCCAGCCGGCTACGGCATCAAGCAGACCGGTGAGGCGGCGGCGCTCGCCCAGACGTCGGCCGGGCTTGCCACCACCTTCGGCTTCGCGCTGATCGTCGTGCTGCTGGTGCTCGCGGCCCAGTTCGAAAGCTTCGTGGCGGCCTTGATCATCATCACAACCGTTCCCTTCGGCCTCGCCGCCGCCGTATTCGCCATCCGCTTCACCGGTGGCACGCTCAACATCTACAGCCAGATCGGCCTCGTCATGGTGGTCGGCATCATGGCCAAGAACGGCATTCTGATCGTCGAATTCGCCAATCAATTGCGCGACGAAGGTCGTAGCGTCCGCGAAGCGATCGAAGCGGCGGCCCGCATCCGGCTGAGACCCGTGGTGATGACCATGATCGCCACCATCGTGGGAGCGGTGCCGCTGGTTCTCGCTTTCGGCGCCGGAGCCGAGGCGCGCGTCGCCCTTGGCTGGGTGCTGGTGGGCGGCCTTGGCTTTGCGACCGTGTTCACGCTGTTCCTGACGCCGGTCGCCTACCTGATGCTGGCGGGCCTTGCCAAACCGCGCGGCCACATCGAGCGCCTGCTGTCGGGCGAGCTCAGCGACGCCGAAAAGCTCGGCCTCACCGAGGACGAGATGGTTGGTCCGGAAAAGCCGAAGCTCGCCGCGGAGTGAAGCGGATCAGCCGATCCGGAACCGGCGAGCCTCGGCGGGATTGGAGAAGACCTCGCGGTCGAGGCGCGTCAGCATGTAGGAGATGAGGCCGGTCATGATCATGTCGGTCTGCCAGGGCAGCGTCTCGATCACCGTCGATCGGCGCAGATCCTCGACCAGCGCCGCTTCGATCGCCGTCTTCAGCCCCGTCTCGAACAGCGGATAGGCGCGAACCGAGCCGCCGGTCAGCACGATGCGGCTGGGGTTGATCAGCGCCATCAGCCGGGCGAGCCCGTAACCCAGCGTCTCACCGGCCCGATGATAGATCGCCCGCATGGTTTCGTCGCCGGCATAGGCGGCCGCCTCGTGGGCGATCAGTTCCCCCTGCGTGGGGCGGACACTGAGCGGAGGAGCATCCTCCGGCAAGCCAAGCGCCTGACGATGAATGGCGTAATCGGCGATATAGGCTTCAAGGCAGCCGCGCCGGCCACACTGGCAAAGGGCTCCATCGGGCAGGTGATTCATATGGCCGAACTCGGCCGCCGAGCCGGCGGCGCCATGGTGCAGCCGGTCGCCGACGAACAGGCCGGCACCAACGCCCTGATCGACGAAGATCACGGCGAAGGTGCCGCTATAGATATCCGGGTTGGCCTCGTGCAAGGCCTGGGCGATCATGTTGGCGTCATTGGAAAGAATGCAGTTGCGGCCCGTCAGCACCCTGAGCGGCTCGACGAGGCGCATGTCGCGAACGTTGAAGGCCGGCGACCACATGACCGATCCGGTATTGGTGTCGACGAAACCTTGCGCGCCGATGGCAATCTCGGCCACCTGCCGGAAATCGATGCCGTTGTCGGCGACGATGCGACCGAGGAGATCGGCGAGCTTGACGGGAAAGCTGTCGCGCGTCTCCTCGAAGGTCGGCACGATGGCTT
Above is a window of Pleomorphomonas sp. T1.2MG-36 DNA encoding:
- a CDS encoding ROK family transcriptional regulator, which translates into the protein MTVRGDGSRRASVGKADSDHVRRQNRSLVLSALRRREPIARVDLGAETHLSPATITAITADLIAEGLVEASDDEVDSGEAQAEPVRRGRPRVMLRLDPTAGYVLAAKISRDSVVLQLADFDGRLIDRQEAIVPTFEETRDSFPVKLADLLGRIVADNGIDFRQVAEIAIGAQGFVDTNTGSVMWSPAFNVRDMRLVEPLRVLTGRNCILSNDANMIAQALHEANPDIYSGTFAVIFVDQGVGAGLFVGDRLHHGAAGSAAEFGHMNHLPDGALCQCGRRGCLEAYIADYAIHRQALGLPEDAPPLSVRPTQGELIAHEAAAYAGDETMRAIYHRAGETLGYGLARLMALINPSRIVLTGGSVRAYPLFETGLKTAIEAALVEDLRRSTVIETLPWQTDMIMTGLISYMLTRLDREVFSNPAEARRFRIG
- a CDS encoding efflux RND transporter permease subunit, translating into MSGRSHALTALFVRRPVLALVVNALVIVAGLAAYRDVEVRELPDVDRPVVTVTVGYDGAAPETIDTDVTARVESAVARVAGVTSISGRSSFGRSRVTIEFSENTDLNVAANDTRDVVSRIRNQLPDGINEPQIVKADADGDAIIRLAVTSDRVSLEELTSLVNDKIADALAAVDGVADVQVFGDQEPVFRVDIDQTALAARGLTVADLTQTLSTVSMDSPAGALANRDLSMVVRADARVTDAAGMARLMINGTTRLGDVATVSLAPDTGTSQLKINGKAGIGMGIVRAARSNSIQISSDVARVVANLKPTLPDGVELAITSDEARFINGALHEVILALGLGVVIVVAVIYLFLANWRATLIPAITIPVSLIGTLAAMWLVGFSINIVTLLALVLATGLVVDDAIVVLENIVRRRHMGMQPRAAAVLGTEEVFFAVLATTATLAAVFVPISFLPGTAGSLFREFGFVLAIAVTISGITALTFAPMLAATILPAEDKQRRAIMPRLLGSIGRPLAAVYGRVLHAALAAPLVVVALSVGFAAVAWGVFQSLPSELTPREDRGSVMLMVTAPPGISIDNMGRQMDKVAAVVQPYLDSGEATASFAIAGRGDANSGFMMLTLAPWEERSRSQAAIAAEINGKLAAIPSIQARALSSNSLGIRGGGQGLRLSLVGPDFEGLAKVGDAFIKALETRPEVRNATLDYQPTQPQLSVRIDRDRAQDLGISVTGLAQALQAVLDGREVADVSIGDRIIPVKLVSSATPIDDPTDLGNVFLRTGDGRMVPMSAIATLVEGSTAPGLSRDGQQRAVPISIEPAPGVALRQAMAVADDVAASVLPAGYGIKQTGEAAALAQTSAGLATTFGFALIVVLLVLAAQFESFVAALIIITTVPFGLAAAVFAIRFTGGTLNIYSQIGLVMVVGIMAKNGILIVEFANQLRDEGRSVREAIEAAARIRLRPVVMTMIATIVGAVPLVLAFGAGAEARVALGWVLVGGLGFATVFTLFLTPVAYLMLAGLAKPRGHIERLLSGELSDAEKLGLTEDEMVGPEKPKLAAE